TTGAAAACATTATGTTATGTTGGGGGAATTACCCATAACCGGGGAGTAGATATTCTTGTAAAAAGTATTGAGGGCACCGGTTGGACATTGCATCTGGCGGGTAAAGTTTATAATGAGCGATATTTAAGAAAAATGAAAAAGATGAAAGGCTGGGAGAATGTGAATTACTTGGGAGTTATCGACAGAGAAGGCATAAAAAAACTGTATGAGGATTCCTGTGTTGGCATGTTGTTGTTAAGACCGCGGGAAGGGTTTAAGGATTCTCTTCCGATAAAATTGTTTGAGTACATGGCTGCCGGTATCCCGGTAATGGCTTCCGACTTTCCTCTTTGGAGAGAGATGATTGAGGACAACCGGTGTGGAATTTGTGTGGATCCTTTAAATGTGGAAGAAATTCGCCATCAAATCAACAAACTTTTAGACGATACCGGGTTGGCCAGAGAAATGGGAGGAAACGGAAGAGAATTGGTTGTCAGGAGATATAACTGGAATCAGGAAAAAAAGCAGCTTAAAAAATTTTATGCCCGAATCCTGAGCGATTCCACACACGGGGTCTGAAATGGGCTGACTGAATTATTGAC
The DNA window shown above is from Bacteroidales bacterium and carries:
- a CDS encoding glycosyltransferase; translated protein: LKTLCYVGGITHNRGVDILVKSIEGTGWTLHLAGKVYNERYLRKMKKMKGWENVNYLGVIDREGIKKLYEDSCVGMLLLRPREGFKDSLPIKLFEYMAAGIPVMASDFPLWREMIEDNRCGICVDPLNVEEIRHQINKLLDDTGLAREMGGNGRELVVRRYNWNQEKKQLKKFYARILSDSTHGV